A window of the Lactuca sativa cultivar Salinas chromosome 7, Lsat_Salinas_v11, whole genome shotgun sequence genome harbors these coding sequences:
- the LOC111881663 gene encoding 60S ribosomal protein L32-1: MAVPKLDKKIVKKRVKKFKRPHSDWKICVKENWRRPKGIDSRVRRKFKGVTLMPNIGYGSDKKTRHYLPNGFKKFVVHNAKELEVLMMHNRTYCAEIAHNISTRKRKDIVEKAAQLDIVVTNKLARLRSQEDE; the protein is encoded by the exons ATGGCTGTTCCTAAACTGGATAAGAAGATTGTCAAGAAGAGAGTCAAGAAATTCAAGAGGCCCCACAGTGACTGGAAAATCTGCGTAAAG GAAAACTGGCGTAGACCCAAGGGTATTGATTCAAGGGTTAGGAGGAAGTTTAAAGGAGTAACTCTTATGCCCAATATTGGTTATGGATCCGATAAAAAAACTCGCCACTATCTTCCAAATGGCTTCAAAAAGTTTGTTGTTCACAATGCAAAAGAATTGGAAGTCCTCATGATGCACAATAG GACATATTGTGCTGAAATTGCACACAATATATCTACAAGAAAAAGGAAGGATATAGTGGAAAAAGCAGCACAGTTGGATATTGTGGTTACTAACAAATTAGCAAGGTTGAGGAGCCAAGAAGACGAGTAA